The genome window caattaCATTAAGTATATGTAAGCAACCacaaaagacaaaaacattTCTAAGCAAAGAAAGTTTCATATTGTACCCATTTAATCTATCTTCGATTGATTTGAATTGTCATCAACAGTTTCCGAATTGTTACTGTTCATCTTTACTTCTTTTTCCTGTATGGACTTTAAAGCCCCCCTACTTCaggttgtgagtttgaatcccaggTAGGACAGTTGCCAGGAAATGACAGAGGTTTGTGGTTTTTCTcagggtactctggcttttctcCACCTTCTCAACCTCGCATGCCCTGACTATTAAAAGGACATTAATCTGATGAAAATAATTCCAAATTTCAAATACCAGGTATTGAAAGAAAAGATGGATTCTGGTTTTGTGGAAGATTTTCTAATAactaatttattgattttttttttaataacaaatattttttaaattgataagaaaaatataaaaattataaaaaaaaagaagaagaaaaattatcaaataatataaaagtGACACAATGTCTAGATTTACAGTTCGCAGCGGCAGTTAAATCATATAGCAACCATATGGCACAGCAGAATATGAATACTGAAAATCAATCAACCTTATACAGTAGATAACAACATTAACAAAACCCTTAACTTCTGGTAAGGGTCTccaaacaatatatatgtatacatattctACTGTCCAGGTAAAATATCTTACCATCCAAGGAATATAGGTAATACATGTTACCAACAACTGTCTCTGGTGGTGTCGCGTACAAATAATACGGTATCTATGGTAACTCCACGTACAAATACTACAGTATCTATGGTAACTTCACATACAAATACTACAGTATCAAGGTatttacacacatttacagtCACTAAAAGCTAGAATTTATAATTACCTGGTATCATCATTAATTGACTAGTATTCAACTTCCATATTGAAAGTTGGTAAAGGACATTTCTACATAACTGATGATCCCGATGACCTTGAAGGTTTGCCAAGGTCATCATTGTCTTTTTATACGTTCTCTATTTCAGGTATTTACTGACCTAAAATCAATGCCAAAGCCGATTGGTTGGCAAGGTTGGATGACAAAAGACTGATGATGGATACATCATGtcaattttggcaaaatatacaaacacattttttcaGAAGTAAATGTACAACTTGAGAGTATATTGTTTTTTGCACTAAATAATCATATGCAGTTACCTGTATCAATAGAAGGCCGACTAAGCTGTataatgtttttgaaaattttgctTTAATAATTTGACCTTGAAATTTGAATGGTGgatgttaataaaatattttcaaggtTTTTATATCACAATATCTTTGATAAAACAGCACATTATAAAGGTACAATTACCGTATTCACCAAATTAAGCGCCCTCACCTCTTCTGaagaagagttgaagttgtataaacactCCCATCTCGTAGATTTagcaatgttttacaacatgtgatgcctctaacatcagcattgcaTTCCTTATTACATTAACTTGCGAGTTTCTtcatgtgaatcacgacataataatgcatctcacaggataaaaggcatatgcatgtttactctAAAAGATctatgtaccatgagtacagaaacatttaaaatatggctgacttttttcgtccacaacttacattttggtgcATCAATAAGCGTTCCCCTGTGTTACATTTACTTAAGCACCTTGGGCGCTAGTTAAGGCGAATACTGTAATACCCAAAGATCACTTACAAGTTCGTCTTAAGCAAATCTATAATGAGAGCAATCATACAAAACAAATAGGTTTTGTTATGGTGATTATCACTGCCTACATGACTGCACCTATTGTAAGGTAAATTCTGTAgtcaatagatatatattaactGAACACAATCTTATGGCCGTTCAAATAAACTTTGTTTGAAATCTTTCCATTATTTTGGTGATTTGATTACaacaaaatattcatttcatctgataacaaaatatcaacattgtgGCAATGTTTGTGTTtgcaagaaaaaaaatgttaaaatataaaataaatacaataattaaCAACTTCATAAAGTAGAACTGATTTTAGTTAAATATCTATATAGGTAAAACGTCTTTTCAATTTAAactaaaatattgtattgtgtaaaataaaataaaaattcatttgGAACAAACATATTGCACAAGGAAAATTATTGGAGACAAAAAAGATGAGAATTAACGTTTGTAATACTGATAAGAGATTTACAATAATGAAGTTTGGTATGATCAGCATACCCATGGTACTAGTAAAagattacacaagtttttatcttttctctttctCATTAATCCTTGGAAGACAGTCTTGAAAAGTATGTTAATCAATCTAATCAAATACCAAGTTAAAGGAGTTACTTATCCGACACACATCCTTTCCAAGCATGTTACGCCGATGAATATCTGACTGTAGCCAATAAGAGGTCATGTTCAGATGACTTTCGCTTAAACCAATAGAATTGCAGCttattaaattttgaaagtGATATTAAATTATCAATTGTTGATACAATGAAAAAGCCAGAGAAAATTCACAGACATGGCAACTGATAATGTATGACAGACCATTAGGTTTTAAGTCATTCgtccctgaaaattcataatgatcTATTCTAGCCATTGAAATAGTAGAGCTCAAACGTGTCTACAGCGGTAAATGAGTTGATGATTGAGGTCATCTGAACAGGATCTTTTCTCGGGTAccattataattttttattatcttcCAACCAAGTATAACAATATGCATAATGAAGATTGATTTGAACTTTAACCGTGACCGAATAAATATCATACAGCAATCCCATATCCGGTCAGTTTATATCTTCCTATTAGGGGAAACatgataatgatgattttgGATCTTAGTACACTTCCATCTTTGTAGAGAACTGTATGTTAGCATTCTATCCTATATGGGTTGTGAACCAGAGAATTAACattcaaattcaatttcagTAATAGAAGGGTTCACAAACTACATCCAAattagcccccccccccaaaaaaaaaaagtgaattgtttgtttagttttagaGAAGGAGAAAAagtaattatcaataatttaCCAACATATGATATCTGATACACAACATACAATGAAGTTATTATAGTGACGGATCAGATCCATTGTGACTCAGACGATCTGAATTAGATCACATATTACTAAGATAATTTAAAACCTTATATGATAAAAGCGTCTTTGAAACAACCAAAATTTAAACTGAATGAGACAGTTATCAGAACTTAAAACAAGCTGAACAGTTGGAgatgtttgttgtgttgttcgCATTAAAGCTGACCGGTTTGTCCACCTCAAGTTCCTGTTGTTTGGCCTGGGCAGTCAAACGATGTGCAATATCAAAGAACAGTCTATCAACATTGTCTGCCTCCTTGGCGGACGTCTCCAGGAACTTCATTTCATATCGGTTTGCGAACTGCTGACCGACAGATTGTGGGATTTCGATTTGGTTGATCTGATCAATCTTATTTCCTGTAAGTAAAAAAACATCAGTAAGAAATATGAACAGACAAAATGCAATGGACTTAACAAGGTTCCAAGAGCAATATCATCAGATATTTCAGATATGTCCCCTTTAGTTATGTGTGAGAAATAAcgataacaaattttaattgtcaaaatttggGATAATCCCCAAATTACATTGGACATAACCATGCAGGTTCCAAAGgcattctatatatataatttaaaagaGATCCCTttagttctttctgagaaatatagCTCATTGTGCATAACCATGCAGGGTCCAAAGGAATCATGCATATTAAATTTAAAggagatccctttagcactttctgagaaatatagCTCTAAAGCGAGACCTAGTGTGCCTATATCATTGCTTGCTATgaaagtggttaaggtgttaaaaaaaatcaccactAACCATCTACCTCTGGGTTTCTAGTTCAATCAAATCCCATATGGGACAATTGCCCAATACTAACATTAGGTTGGTCGTTTTTTCCCGGATCCTCTGGCCTTTACCTTCTACACCAAACATGtctaaatgaccttggctgatAAAAGAAATCTACTAATGTTGTAAGCCTAGTGCAGAATATTGCTATTAGTATAATGACTCAAGGAGATTCTGTGGGTTTTTATTGATGAAGCTTGACACCATCTACCAACATGTTCTGTTGGTCATTCTCTTTCGGAAAAATAATGGTGTCAATTTTTTTGACAATGCAGTGGGGGTCAAGGTAAGTGTCAAAGGTCACATGGTCaaatatccttcatatctactTTCACAGGAGCCTTTAGGGCTATACTGACCAACAACATAACTGTACACTTGAGTGCTGGCATATTTCTCGATTTCCTCGATCCACATTGGTAGACTGTCAAACGACTGTTGGCAGCAGACATCATACACCAGAATGAGGGCGTTGGCGGAGTGATAGTAACTCTGTGTAATAGACCGGAACCGTTCCTGACCAGCAGTGTCCCAGATCTGTAACTGTAAACCAACCTCATTCAACATCTTTCAAATATCAGGCGAAgcacaaagtttcattaagcttgatATCAAGTCattgtgttcacaaggtccaatacatgtaggtatattaaggcaaagggcaataactccataagtTACAATTGAGTAATTATGTTTTTTCAAACTAGTACAAGATCAATGCTAATCTGCATACAAAATTTCTATTAAGCTCAGTGATAATTTACTCAACTTATGGTGTTCACaagattttattgtaaatattattgtAAAGGCCAATGATCTATATTTGAACTCATCCAAGGTTTTAATGATGTTGAGTtgtatataaactgtcattaaGCTCtgaatatttactcaagttatcatgttaaCAAGGTCCAA of Argopecten irradians isolate NY chromosome 7, Ai_NY, whole genome shotgun sequence contains these proteins:
- the LOC138328094 gene encoding ras-related protein Rab-30-like — its product is MEDYKYLFKVVLIGEAGVGKTCLVRRFTQGLFPPGQGATIGVDFMIKTVDVDGEKVKLQIWDTAGQERFRSITQSYYHSANALILVYDVCCQQSFDSLPMWIEEIEKYASTQVYSYVVGNKIDQINQIEIPQSVGQQFANRYEMKFLETSAKEADNVDRLFFDIAHRLTAQAKQQELEVDKPVSFNANNTTNISNCSACFKF